A stretch of Spirosoma oryzicola DNA encodes these proteins:
- a CDS encoding sensor histidine kinase, producing the protein MPFLTGVVSYLLAGDAYWQNGWHFAATTFLNGALLTGSFFAQNRVTRVVTQRYPRFAQSLTRVALVVAANSLLSVLCVSLIAGVYSRFRLVSTSFTVESLLKIYGINLLFIVLSAGIYETFFSLNRWQQIQINREKLKKENLKGQLQGLKSQVNPHFLFNSLNSLSSLIADEPQLAEQFIDQMARVYRYMLQTNGHSDTLPVSDHAINGECSDELTTLDAELSFIDSYYHLLKTRHGTGLTLSVQVANHYRQHRLPPLTLQLLVENAVKHNSILASRPLLIEIETTESGYLRVRNNVQKRSVRSDLARSGSSESGEAESTHVGLANIQTKYNLLAQTEPQIEAGSDYFTVTLPLLAQA; encoded by the coding sequence GTGCCTTTTCTTACCGGAGTGGTTAGTTATCTACTGGCAGGAGACGCCTACTGGCAAAACGGATGGCACTTCGCGGCAACCACGTTTCTGAACGGTGCCTTACTCACGGGTTCCTTTTTCGCCCAAAATCGCGTGACGCGTGTAGTTACCCAACGGTATCCTCGCTTCGCTCAATCACTGACACGAGTGGCTCTCGTCGTAGCGGCTAACAGCCTATTGTCGGTACTTTGTGTGAGCCTTATCGCTGGTGTATACAGTCGTTTTAGGTTAGTTAGCACCTCGTTTACGGTTGAATCGCTCCTGAAAATTTACGGTATCAACCTGTTATTTATCGTTCTTTCTGCCGGGATTTACGAAACGTTTTTCTCGCTGAACCGGTGGCAACAGATTCAAATCAACCGGGAGAAGCTAAAGAAGGAAAATTTGAAGGGACAACTGCAAGGACTCAAAAGCCAGGTCAATCCGCACTTTCTGTTTAACAGCCTGAATTCGTTATCGTCGCTGATTGCCGATGAGCCACAGCTAGCTGAACAGTTTATCGATCAAATGGCGCGCGTGTACCGATACATGCTTCAGACCAATGGACATTCCGACACGCTTCCCGTCAGCGATCATGCGATTAACGGCGAGTGCAGCGATGAATTGACAACCCTCGACGCAGAGTTATCTTTTATTGACTCTTACTATCACTTGCTGAAAACCCGCCACGGGACCGGCCTTACACTGTCCGTCCAGGTAGCGAATCATTATCGACAGCATCGCCTTCCCCCGCTCACACTGCAACTTCTGGTTGAGAATGCCGTCAAGCACAATAGTATTCTGGCCAGCCGCCCTTTGTTGATCGAAATCGAAACAACAGAATCTGGTTATCTTCGTGTGCGCAATAACGTTCAGAAAAGATCGGTTCGGAGCGATCTAGCCCGATCAGGTTCGTCCGAATCAGGTGAAGCAGAATCGACGCACGTTGGCTTAGCTAATATTCAGACAAAGTATAACTTGCTGGCACAAACGGAACCACAAATTGAAGCCGGTTCTGATTATTTTACCGTTACATTACCTCTTTTAGCACAAGCATAA
- a CDS encoding LytR/AlgR family response regulator transcription factor — protein sequence MNALIVEDEELAVRKLQKLLHDVAPTLNIVGVTASIDDTVNWLEDRRTSGQPEPDLIFLDIELADGQSFEIFERTPVRSTVIFTTSYDEYALQAFKVNSIDYLLKPVQRDDLQRSLQKYEALRGRPVDDPAQNIEKLLQQIQRQAPRDYRQRFLVRQGQRLLSVEVGEIAYFYTEDRYSFFSTHTGQKFLVDYTLDELADSLDPGRFFRINRGVLVTHQAVDQMQPYFGNRLALNLRPTFDKEALVSREKVSDFKTWMGK from the coding sequence ATGAACGCCCTAATCGTTGAAGATGAAGAATTAGCCGTGCGTAAACTCCAGAAGTTACTGCACGACGTAGCCCCCACCCTGAACATCGTTGGCGTAACGGCCAGTATCGACGATACGGTCAACTGGCTAGAGGACCGCCGGACAAGTGGTCAGCCCGAGCCCGACCTTATTTTCCTGGATATCGAATTGGCCGACGGTCAAAGTTTCGAGATTTTTGAGCGAACACCGGTCAGAAGTACCGTTATTTTTACAACCTCCTACGATGAATACGCGTTGCAGGCGTTTAAGGTTAACAGCATCGATTACCTGCTTAAGCCCGTTCAACGCGACGATTTGCAACGAAGTCTTCAGAAATACGAAGCGTTGCGCGGTCGCCCGGTGGACGATCCGGCTCAAAACATTGAAAAGCTTCTCCAACAGATTCAGCGGCAGGCTCCGCGCGATTACCGCCAACGCTTTCTGGTACGACAGGGTCAGCGCCTATTATCGGTTGAAGTGGGCGAGATTGCGTATTTCTACACCGAAGACCGCTACAGCTTTTTCTCGACCCATACCGGGCAGAAGTTTCTGGTCGATTACACGCTGGATGAACTGGCCGACAGTCTGGACCCAGGCCGCTTCTTTCGGATCAACCGGGGAGTTCTGGTAACACACCAGGCCGTCGATCAGATGCAGCCTTACTTCGGTAACCGGCTCGCGCTGAACCTGCGCCCTACCTTCGACAAGGAAGCGTTGGTGAGCCGGGAAAAAGTAAGCGACTTTAAGACCTGGATGGGGAAATAA
- a CDS encoding biopolymer transporter TolR, translated as MPFYKRFKQINLLLIGLLASLAVSTNAQQKSVGVFDGQDDIGQAKQPLSVRFNAATYELSGAGVDAATTHFLWKRIKGDFIVYTRCHLTSTNPHHTIGWLARASLAPNAPQVSATVQGRGNPSLQIRRMADGPSDESRISLSNADVIQLERRGTTYTLRVAKFGEPFQIREVANLNLGDEIYVGLFVSGAQKNTLAKGVFQDVRLTVPVSPDVPAGQMNLGSRLELLEVATGKREVIHTAPNSIQAPNWTPDNKTLIYNGQGFIYAFDLASRQQSVLNTDDVKNNNNDHVLSFDGKMLGLSSGVKELGGSIIYTVPATGGAPKQITPKGPSYLHGWSPDGNSLVFCGSRNNEYDIYKIPAAGGPEIRLTDAKGLDDGPEFTPDGTFIYFNSNRTGTMQIWRMKPDGSEQEPVTNGDFHDWFPHISPDGKWVVFLSFLKEEVQSGDHPPYKHVYLRLMPIKGGKPTIIAYLYGGQGSINTPSWSPDSKRIAFVSNTDISTLSPAEITDN; from the coding sequence ATGCCTTTCTACAAACGCTTTAAGCAAATTAACCTGTTGCTGATTGGCCTGCTGGCCAGCCTAGCCGTTTCGACAAACGCTCAGCAGAAATCGGTGGGTGTGTTCGACGGACAGGATGATATTGGCCAAGCCAAACAGCCCCTGTCCGTTCGTTTTAATGCCGCTACGTACGAGTTGAGCGGTGCAGGAGTCGATGCAGCCACAACGCACTTTCTGTGGAAACGCATAAAGGGCGATTTTATCGTTTATACGCGGTGCCATCTGACCTCTACCAATCCACACCACACAATCGGCTGGCTGGCCCGAGCCAGTCTGGCCCCAAACGCTCCCCAGGTGAGCGCCACCGTGCAAGGCAGGGGAAACCCATCCCTACAAATTCGTAGAATGGCGGATGGCCCCAGCGACGAAAGTCGAATTAGCCTGAGTAACGCGGACGTTATCCAACTGGAACGCCGTGGGACAACCTACACCCTGCGCGTGGCGAAGTTCGGTGAGCCGTTTCAGATTCGGGAGGTGGCGAATCTCAATCTGGGCGACGAAATTTACGTAGGTCTGTTCGTTAGTGGCGCTCAGAAGAACACCCTTGCCAAAGGCGTATTTCAGGATGTTCGTCTTACCGTCCCGGTCAGCCCCGACGTACCGGCTGGCCAGATGAATCTCGGCAGTCGGCTGGAGCTACTGGAGGTGGCAACGGGAAAGCGGGAAGTTATCCATACAGCACCCAATTCGATTCAGGCTCCCAACTGGACGCCCGACAACAAGACGCTGATCTATAATGGTCAGGGCTTTATTTACGCATTTGATTTGGCCAGCCGTCAGCAGAGCGTCCTGAACACCGACGACGTCAAGAACAACAACAATGACCACGTTTTGTCTTTTGACGGAAAAATGCTGGGCCTCAGTAGTGGGGTTAAGGAACTAGGCGGATCAATTATTTACACGGTTCCGGCTACGGGTGGCGCACCAAAGCAAATTACGCCTAAAGGGCCGTCCTATCTGCACGGGTGGTCGCCCGATGGTAACAGTTTAGTATTCTGCGGTTCGCGTAATAACGAATACGACATCTACAAAATACCCGCAGCTGGCGGACCGGAGATCAGGCTCACCGACGCGAAAGGGCTCGACGACGGTCCGGAATTTACACCCGACGGTACGTTTATTTACTTTAATTCAAACCGTACCGGCACCATGCAGATCTGGCGGATGAAACCCGATGGCAGCGAACAGGAGCCCGTCACCAATGGCGATTTCCATGATTGGTTTCCGCATATTTCGCCGGATGGCAAATGGGTTGTTTTTCTGTCGTTTCTAAAAGAAGAAGTGCAGTCCGGTGACCATCCCCCGTACAAACACGTTTATCTCCGGCTGATGCCCATCAAAGGAGGAAAACCAACGATCATCGCTTATTTGTACGGTGGTCAGGGTTCGATCAATACCCCTTCGTGGTCGCCCGACAGCAAACGAATCGCGTTCGTCAGCAACACAGACATCAGTACGTTGAGTCCGGCAGAGATAACGGATAATTAG
- a CDS encoding sugar phosphate isomerase/epimerase family protein: MKTRREFLKASGYLAVGAALVPNLAKAAKVKNVGIQLYTVRKEMLADAAGTLKQLAQIGYTELESARSEKGNFYGLQPKEIKKIANDLGMTVRSGHVQIDNNWQRTVDMAAEAGQTYLVCASLPTEGQTVANYHRCADAFSKAAETCKKANLVFGYHNHEYEFEKVDGKILYDILLDRTDANLVKMEMDLGWAILTGNDPLAYFKKYPGRFPLWHLKDMDKTKKESTEFGKGQIDIKKMLQNMDKSGTKYFFVEQEEYPKTAMESAKYDYDYLAKLTY, translated from the coding sequence ATGAAAACAAGACGTGAATTCCTCAAAGCATCGGGCTATCTGGCAGTAGGCGCTGCTTTAGTCCCTAATCTAGCCAAAGCCGCGAAAGTGAAGAATGTCGGTATTCAACTCTATACAGTTCGCAAGGAGATGCTGGCCGACGCAGCAGGCACCTTAAAGCAATTGGCTCAAATTGGCTACACAGAACTGGAATCGGCCCGCAGCGAAAAAGGTAATTTCTATGGCTTACAGCCTAAAGAAATCAAAAAAATTGCCAACGACCTGGGCATGACCGTACGCAGTGGTCACGTACAAATCGACAACAACTGGCAACGCACGGTTGACATGGCGGCAGAAGCGGGACAAACCTACCTGGTGTGTGCGTCACTACCAACAGAAGGCCAGACCGTTGCGAACTACCACCGTTGCGCTGACGCATTTTCTAAAGCTGCCGAAACCTGCAAAAAAGCGAATCTGGTCTTTGGGTACCACAATCACGAATACGAGTTTGAAAAAGTAGATGGCAAAATTCTGTACGACATTCTGCTGGATCGCACCGATGCTAACCTGGTGAAAATGGAGATGGATTTAGGCTGGGCCATTCTGACGGGCAACGACCCACTCGCTTATTTCAAAAAATATCCGGGCCGTTTTCCGCTGTGGCACCTCAAAGACATGGACAAGACCAAAAAGGAAAGCACCGAATTTGGTAAAGGTCAGATTGATATAAAGAAGATGTTGCAGAATATGGACAAATCGGGAACGAAGTATTTCTTTGTCGAGCAGGAAGAATACCCTAAGACGGCGATGGAAAGTGCCAAGTACGATTATGATTATCTGGCAAAGCTAACGTATTAA
- a CDS encoding RNA polymerase sigma factor has translation MHTSLTDENIIRLYLPNQPNECFETLYTRYVNKVYRRCLSLTHDSAKAEDFTHDIFLKVFDKLDAFQERARFSTWLYSIAYNYCLDQIRLSKRLNTVTMDDDYELDIADNQESVLHEETLQMVKQAMDTLSKEETTLLRMKYEDGMSIDEIADLYNLKASAVKMRLKRSRDKIHRLYEQQYNS, from the coding sequence ATGCATACTTCACTGACCGACGAGAATATTATTCGCCTGTACTTACCTAATCAGCCGAATGAGTGTTTTGAGACACTGTACACACGATATGTCAACAAAGTATATCGTCGTTGTTTGTCACTTACCCACGACTCGGCCAAAGCTGAAGACTTTACGCATGATATCTTTCTAAAAGTATTTGACAAACTCGATGCTTTCCAGGAACGGGCTCGTTTTTCAACCTGGCTTTATTCGATTGCCTACAATTATTGTCTGGATCAAATTCGTCTGTCGAAACGCCTGAACACGGTTACAATGGACGACGACTACGAACTTGATATCGCCGACAACCAGGAATCTGTACTGCACGAAGAGACGCTACAGATGGTAAAGCAAGCGATGGATACACTGTCCAAAGAAGAAACGACGCTCCTACGGATGAAATACGAAGATGGAATGAGTATCGACGAGATTGCCGACCTGTACAACCTTAAAGCCAGCGCGGTAAAGATGCGTCTAAAGCGCAGCCGGGATAAAATTCATCGGCTGTACGAGCAACAATACAACAGCTAA
- the ileS gene encoding isoleucine--tRNA ligase, translating into MPGVKYQQYESLDYAKIAAEVLTYWNQNQVFEQSVAIREGKPTFTFYEGPPSANGAPGIHHVMARTIKDIFCRYKTLQGFQVERKGGWDTHGLPIELQVEKELGITKDHIGKPESEGGISVEAYNRKCRETVMRFTDQWNDLTQKMGYWVDLDNPYVTYKNEYIESVWYLLKKLYDQDLLYKGYTIQPYSPKAGTGLSSHELNMPGTYKDVRDTTIVAQFRVKLTGKSGYLFDAADSDDIFILAWTTTPWTLPANSALTVGKDIEYVLIKTFNPYTFKPINVVLAKALVSRWFNEKGRVDFPDDPAFDAYLPNDKVIPWAIIDIPGFKGEHLEDIEYDQLMPYVTPDKPAFRVIMGDFVTTEDGTGVVHTSPTFGADDFRVSQAAGIPAIMVRDETGKEVPIVDKHGQFVDEITDFAGRYVKEEYYSDEERADPEFKPTDVLIAIKLKEENKAFRVEKYEHPYPHCWRTDKPILYYPLDSWFIRTTAKKDRLVELNKQINWQPESTGTGRFGNWLENLVDWNLSRSRFWGTPLPIWRSEAGEEVCIGSVEELQNYVQEAQQSDVLTDEQRTKNSAFLDQLSAGEYDLHRPYVDEVYFVSASGKVMQRESDLIDVWFDSGAMPYAQWHYPFENEAVFKKAFPADFISEGVDQTRGWFFTLHAIAGMLFDSVAFKNVVSTGLVLDKNGNKMSKRLGNAVDPFATLSQYGADATRWYMITNAEPWDNLKFNTEGIGEVQRKLFGTLSNTYNFFALYANLDQFSFAGRTIPVAERPELDRWILSKLQSLILEVEEQFDSYNPTKAGRAVQDFVNDQLSNWYVRLSRRRFWSGVASDGEMTPDKQAAYETLHECLTTIAQLMSPIAPFYADWLYRNLTEGNTSVHLTDFPKAERALIDMELETSMELAQDISSLVHSLRKGHKLKVRQPLSRVLIPVLNPDTRRQIEHVAPIILSEVNVKGVDFVDDASGILKKKVKPNFKALGPKFGKQMKDVAAAITAMTEDDLKQLEASGNWQLPLGTISLSDVEILTEDIPGWLVASEGGLTVALDVNVTDELRREGIARDFVNRIQNLRKDRDFSVTDKIQITLERNDDLLATAIEANREYIQQEVQAISLELVSDLNGSATEIEMDEFQLRVKVDRL; encoded by the coding sequence ATTCCAGGCGTGAAGTATCAGCAATATGAGTCCCTCGATTACGCGAAGATCGCAGCCGAGGTTTTAACGTATTGGAACCAAAATCAGGTTTTCGAACAGTCGGTCGCTATTCGCGAAGGGAAGCCCACGTTTACGTTTTACGAAGGTCCGCCTTCGGCCAACGGAGCTCCCGGTATTCACCACGTAATGGCCCGGACAATTAAAGATATTTTCTGCCGGTACAAAACCCTACAGGGCTTTCAGGTCGAGCGGAAAGGTGGCTGGGATACGCACGGTCTACCCATTGAGCTACAGGTTGAAAAAGAACTTGGCATTACCAAGGACCACATTGGTAAACCCGAGTCGGAAGGGGGCATCAGCGTTGAAGCCTACAACCGCAAGTGCCGCGAAACCGTTATGCGGTTCACCGATCAATGGAACGACCTGACCCAGAAAATGGGCTACTGGGTTGACCTCGACAATCCGTACGTCACCTACAAGAACGAGTACATTGAGTCGGTGTGGTACCTGCTGAAGAAGCTGTACGATCAGGATCTACTGTACAAAGGGTATACCATTCAGCCTTATTCGCCGAAGGCCGGAACGGGCCTGAGTTCACACGAGCTAAACATGCCCGGCACCTACAAGGACGTGCGCGATACGACCATTGTGGCTCAGTTCCGAGTAAAGCTGACGGGCAAATCAGGCTATCTGTTCGATGCCGCCGACTCCGACGACATCTTTATTCTGGCCTGGACGACTACCCCCTGGACGTTGCCAGCAAACTCGGCGCTGACAGTTGGTAAAGACATTGAATACGTCCTGATCAAGACTTTCAACCCCTACACCTTTAAGCCGATTAACGTTGTGCTGGCAAAGGCGTTGGTCAGTCGTTGGTTTAACGAAAAAGGGCGGGTTGACTTTCCGGACGATCCGGCGTTCGATGCCTATCTTCCAAACGACAAGGTCATTCCCTGGGCTATTATCGACATACCGGGCTTCAAAGGTGAACATCTGGAAGACATCGAGTATGACCAGTTGATGCCGTACGTTACCCCCGACAAACCCGCCTTCCGGGTTATCATGGGCGACTTCGTTACGACGGAAGACGGTACGGGTGTCGTTCATACGTCGCCAACCTTCGGTGCGGATGACTTCCGGGTGTCGCAGGCGGCTGGTATTCCGGCCATTATGGTCAGAGATGAGACCGGCAAGGAAGTACCTATTGTCGATAAGCACGGTCAGTTTGTTGACGAGATCACGGATTTTGCTGGTCGGTACGTAAAAGAAGAATATTATTCGGACGAAGAACGCGCCGATCCGGAGTTCAAGCCAACCGATGTGCTGATCGCCATCAAGCTGAAAGAAGAAAACAAAGCGTTCCGGGTCGAGAAATACGAACACCCTTACCCGCACTGCTGGCGGACCGATAAACCGATTCTGTATTATCCGCTCGATAGCTGGTTTATCCGCACGACGGCGAAAAAAGATCGGCTGGTTGAGCTAAACAAACAGATCAACTGGCAACCCGAAAGCACCGGAACGGGACGCTTCGGCAACTGGCTCGAAAACCTCGTAGACTGGAACCTCAGCCGAAGCCGTTTCTGGGGAACACCACTTCCCATCTGGCGATCAGAAGCGGGCGAAGAAGTTTGTATCGGCTCGGTCGAAGAGCTACAGAATTACGTGCAGGAAGCTCAGCAGAGTGATGTGCTGACTGATGAGCAACGGACCAAAAACAGCGCGTTTCTGGATCAACTTTCAGCTGGCGAGTACGATCTCCATCGGCCCTACGTCGATGAGGTGTACTTTGTGTCGGCGTCGGGCAAGGTTATGCAGCGTGAGTCGGATCTGATCGACGTTTGGTTTGATTCGGGAGCGATGCCGTACGCGCAGTGGCATTATCCGTTCGAGAATGAGGCTGTTTTCAAGAAGGCGTTCCCGGCTGATTTTATTTCGGAAGGCGTTGACCAGACGCGGGGTTGGTTCTTCACGCTCCACGCCATTGCCGGCATGCTGTTCGATTCGGTTGCGTTCAAAAACGTTGTTTCGACGGGACTGGTACTCGACAAGAACGGCAACAAAATGTCGAAGCGATTGGGCAACGCCGTCGATCCCTTCGCGACCTTATCGCAGTACGGAGCCGACGCAACGCGCTGGTACATGATCACCAACGCTGAACCGTGGGATAACCTTAAATTCAATACGGAAGGCATCGGCGAAGTGCAGCGAAAACTGTTCGGAACCCTGTCGAACACGTACAATTTCTTTGCGCTGTACGCCAACCTCGATCAGTTTTCCTTTGCTGGACGAACCATACCGGTAGCCGAGCGCCCGGAGCTTGACCGCTGGATTTTGTCGAAACTGCAATCATTGATCCTTGAAGTTGAAGAACAGTTCGATAGCTATAACCCAACCAAAGCAGGTCGGGCGGTTCAGGACTTTGTGAACGATCAGCTCTCGAACTGGTATGTGCGCTTATCACGTCGGCGCTTCTGGTCCGGGGTCGCGTCCGACGGTGAAATGACACCCGATAAACAAGCAGCTTACGAAACCCTGCATGAGTGTCTGACAACCATTGCGCAACTGATGTCGCCCATTGCGCCATTCTACGCCGATTGGCTGTACCGGAACCTGACGGAAGGCAATACATCGGTGCACCTGACAGACTTTCCGAAGGCCGAGCGTGCTTTGATAGATATGGAACTGGAAACGTCGATGGAACTGGCGCAGGATATATCGTCGCTAGTTCACTCGCTACGTAAAGGCCACAAACTAAAGGTTCGTCAGCCTTTGAGCCGCGTGCTTATTCCGGTACTCAACCCCGATACGCGTCGGCAAATTGAGCACGTTGCGCCAATCATCCTGTCCGAGGTTAACGTGAAAGGCGTTGATTTTGTGGACGATGCAAGTGGTATTTTAAAAAAGAAAGTGAAGCCCAACTTCAAAGCGCTTGGTCCCAAGTTTGGTAAACAAATGAAGGACGTAGCCGCTGCGATCACGGCCATGACCGAAGATGATCTGAAACAGTTAGAGGCATCCGGCAACTGGCAGTTACCGCTGGGCACTATTTCGCTTTCCGACGTTGAGATTTTAACTGAAGATATTCCGGGCTGGCTCGTGGCTAGTGAGGGGGGACTGACTGTCGCGCTGGACGTTAACGTAACTGATGAACTGCGCCGGGAAGGCATTGCTCGTGACTTCGTAAATCGCATTCAGAACCTGCGTAAAGATCGCGACTTCTCCGTCACGGATAAGATCCAGATCACGTTGGAACGTAACGATGATTTACTGGCGACCGCAATCGAAGCGAATCGCGAGTACATCCAGCAGGAGGTTCAGGCGATCTCACTTGAGTTGGTTAGTGACTTAAATGGTTCGGCTACGGAAATTGAAATGGACGAGTTTCAACTCCGGGTTAAAGTGGATCGACTGTAA
- a CDS encoding 1,4-dihydroxy-2-naphthoate polyprenyltransferase: MSVKNWIAAARPRTLPLSLASIILGSFLAAGSSVSTEHFSWTIALLAALTTIFLQVLSNFANDYGDAVSGKDTELRVGPRRAVATGDITKEAMMRGIIITSVLSLASGIWLLVIAFFGAGPKLFWFFLILGLLSIAAAIGYTNGKRPYGYAGFGDIAVLLFFGWVGVLGTYFLHTLSFSPILLLPATSVGLFATGVLNINNIRDIETDTLTGKRSIPARIGLPLAIRYHWGLLLAGMFCALAYSFLTSAPAVGYLYVLTFPLFVVNGRFVATHKRPAELNARLGQLALSTLLFVILFGLGQVLA; encoded by the coding sequence ATGTCCGTAAAAAATTGGATTGCTGCGGCTCGACCGCGCACGTTACCCTTATCACTAGCGAGTATTATTCTCGGTAGTTTTCTGGCCGCCGGATCATCGGTATCTACTGAGCACTTCAGCTGGACAATTGCGTTACTGGCTGCGCTGACAACTATTTTCCTACAGGTCTTATCTAATTTTGCCAATGACTACGGCGACGCAGTGTCGGGTAAAGACACCGAACTGCGCGTAGGCCCACGGCGGGCCGTAGCGACGGGTGATATCACCAAAGAAGCGATGATGCGCGGCATCATCATTACCTCAGTGCTGTCGTTGGCTAGTGGTATCTGGTTATTGGTGATCGCCTTTTTCGGAGCAGGGCCGAAGTTGTTCTGGTTTTTTCTGATTCTTGGTCTGCTCAGTATTGCGGCTGCTATTGGATACACAAACGGAAAGCGACCTTATGGGTATGCCGGTTTTGGCGATATTGCCGTTCTACTGTTCTTTGGCTGGGTCGGTGTGCTAGGCACGTATTTTCTGCACACCTTGTCCTTTAGTCCCATCTTATTACTGCCAGCTACCAGCGTTGGCTTATTTGCTACAGGCGTACTGAACATCAACAACATTCGCGATATAGAAACCGACACGCTGACCGGCAAACGCTCGATTCCCGCACGAATAGGCTTACCGCTTGCGATCCGCTACCATTGGGGACTGCTGCTGGCAGGCATGTTCTGTGCATTGGCTTACTCTTTTCTAACGAGCGCACCCGCAGTAGGCTATCTCTACGTGCTTACGTTCCCCTTATTTGTCGTGAATGGCCGGTTCGTGGCTACGCACAAACGTCCCGCCGAGCTAAACGCCCGACTGGGACAGTTGGCTTTGTCAACATTGCTGTTTGTTATTCTTTTCGGTCTTGGGCAGGTACTTGCTTGA
- a CDS encoding glutathione peroxidase, whose product MKKAMILLAVVAVAFTTTSFKSLSTLVKGIMADKNEVAVAPANAAAPTKTLYDFTVKSLDGKPVSLSGFKGKKVVIMNVASKCGFTPQYADWEKFYKEHGDKIVVLGFPANNFKSQEPGTSEEIASFCQKNYGVTFPMFEKVSVLGDDQAPLYKWLTTKDMNGWNDKVPTWNFCKYVINEKGELTHFFASKVKPDDEEFKKAVGI is encoded by the coding sequence ATGAAAAAAGCAATGATCCTACTGGCTGTAGTGGCTGTAGCGTTTACCACCACGAGCTTCAAGTCATTATCAACACTCGTCAAAGGAATTATGGCTGACAAAAACGAAGTGGCTGTAGCACCAGCGAATGCCGCTGCGCCGACAAAAACGCTTTACGATTTCACGGTGAAATCACTCGACGGCAAACCTGTTTCGCTGAGCGGATTCAAAGGCAAAAAGGTCGTTATTATGAACGTAGCGTCTAAATGCGGGTTTACGCCACAGTATGCCGACTGGGAGAAGTTTTACAAAGAGCATGGCGACAAAATTGTGGTACTCGGTTTTCCTGCCAATAATTTTAAAAGCCAGGAGCCCGGTACCAGCGAAGAAATTGCGTCGTTCTGCCAGAAAAATTACGGTGTAACGTTCCCGATGTTCGAGAAGGTATCGGTACTGGGTGACGATCAGGCTCCGCTGTACAAGTGGTTGACTACCAAAGATATGAATGGCTGGAACGATAAAGTGCCAACCTGGAATTTCTGCAAATACGTCATCAACGAAAAAGGTGAGCTGACTCACTTCTTTGCTTCGAAAGTGAAGCCAGACGATGAAGAATTCAAGAAAGCCGTAGGCATCTAA